The sequence below is a genomic window from Clostridium putrefaciens.
TTAATGGTTATTTCATTGGAAGAAGGAAAGAAATTAAATGAACAATTAGATAAAATCGCGTATAACGTTGTAAAATTGATTGAGGATAAATTTGATGAGATAAAGAAAGAAACATATAAATTTGAATGCTTTAAACAATTTAAGTTTAATGAAATATCTCTGTTTATTTTGAGTAATGTTGTATTAGACTCTATACAAATAGATAATGTGGAAAAGTTATTCTTGAAATCTGAAAGAACAAGGCGAAATGGTATGAACTACTATTATTCATTACAAGAGAAATATAACCATACTGAAAAAGAGTCATTAGGCATATACGGAAATATGTTTAGATATTATGGAGATATTGCATTTGGGCTTTATGGTAATGAAAGAAATGGAATTAACTTTCATACAATTGATAACCTTTGTTTGGAAACATACTTTGGTAGTTTTAATTTTAAAAATGTAAATGATTTTAAAGGCTACTTATTGAAAGAACTTTTAAAGTACTTTAAGGAAAAGGATTATGAACTAACTAAAAATCTTATAAGTGGATTTAATCGTTTGGGAATAATGAAGGGTAATAAAATTAATATTCCAGTTTTAAATAAAGATGATTTTTATAAATTAAATGATATAGCTAATATTATAAAGGATGATTATATAGATGTTTTTGAGAAAAATTATAAAAGTATCCATTATAGCTATAATAATTCTGTATATTCAAATGAAATATCTTTTGAAGAATATTTCATTTGGTGGTATCACCTACTATATTCAAGAGCAACTGATCTATTAATTGGAGGCCACATAATTGACATACCTAACACTGGTAATTTTAGTTATATAGTTTCGTAAATTGGGTTGTAAAAAGCATTATATAGTATCACACCACCGTGAATACCATTCAGTACACGGCGGTTCAATAAAAATTAATGTTGAATATACCGATTTTTTACAGGTTGCAATTAAAGAGGCAAAAGAAGAAGCAGGTATAAATACTGTGACAGCTCTTACAAGAAATATTGTGTCTATTGATATTCTACCTGTATATGGGCATGTGAGAAGAAATAAGTATATTAGTGAACCCCTACACCTTTCCATAGCATATGTTCTTATCGCAAATGGAAAAGTGAGACTCATCGTAAAGAAAGATGAAAATAGCGATGTCACTTGATTTTCTTTAGATAAATTTACTGAAGATTTTTTTGTTTGTAATATAGCATTTTAGCTTTAACTGAAAAACAAATATATAAAACTAATGCTATTGGAATAACTAGCCATAGTAAACCTCTTCCCGCTGCAAAAGGCGTTTCAAATAAAAAACGTCTCCAAAATGATATTCCAGACATTTCCCATAGCCCTGGTGTATAATATAATAATTTAGGATTAAGAACTGATTTAATGTCGATACTCTTTTGAAATGCCAGTGCTATAGAAATAGGTAAATATACTACTGCAAGTCCTATCCACATATCAGATAATCTTTTGTACCTTGCTGCTTTTGACATATCATCTGAAAAAATATCCTCATCACCATTTTCATTAATTTTTTTGAAATATTGTGCTCCACAACTTTTATTACCAGATATATGTTTCCAACCACTATCTTCAAATAGAGCACTATAATCCATAAAATCCTCTTTATTTTTAAAAATTCTATAATCAATTCTTATTTTAGTATTTTGAGGTTTTGTAAAACTAAACTTATACCCAAAAGATGCCGTTTCTAACTCATATCCTTTTTTAGCCATGTCGTTTAACCATTTCTCTTCTTTATCATAATTAATGAAAAATTTAAATTTTCTCATCTTAATACCCCCAAATTAGAATTTTATTAAACTTCTTGTTATATCAATCATAAAATTCATTCTTTCAAAATCTAATTGTAGAACTTCTTTTCCTTTTTCAGTAATAACATAAACCTTTCGCCTAGCATCATCACTTTTGACCGATTGTATGAATTTTTGTTTTAGTAAGTTCTCAATAGCACCATAAAGTGTCCCTGCTGCTATCTTAACTTGATAATTACTTAATTCTTCAACCTTTTGCATAATAATATAACCATGAGCAGGTTCTAGTAATGCTAAAAGTACATAGTAGGTAGTTTCTGTTAATGGTAAACTTTTATCTCTATTCATATTCTCCTCCAATTAGCCAACAAAACTATACAGTTGTACTATATAGTTTTATTATATACAGTTAAACTGTATATGTCAATATTAAAAATATAGCCACATCAATAATTAAGACTATTTTAGATGTATTTCAATATAAATCATGAATAAAATCAAAGATGAACGTTTAGTTTTAAGAAACTTAAAAAATATCCGTATTGCTTTTTTGTCTCAAACCCTTGGCATAATCACCATTTTATGTAAACAACATTTTATGGATGGTAAAAGTTTTTCAGATATTCCATTGTTTCTTGTATTTATTTTAACAAAACGGGTGAAATTCTCCCATCCTCTACAGGTGGGGGATGAATAGCCCTTATTATTTTAGGTTCGATACATAAAATAATAACCTTTTGACATAATACTATTAATGATTAATTATGAAAAGAGGTGATAAAATGCTAAAGGCTTACAAATTCAGACTGTATCCAAACGAAGAACAAAAAATATACCTAGCTAAAACTTTTGGATGCACTAGGTTTATCTATAATAAAATGTTAGCTGAAAGAATTACGTCATATGAAGAAAATAAAGACCTAGATATTAAGACAATGAAATACCCTACTCCTGCACAGTATAAGACCGAGTTTGAGTGGTTAAAAGAAGTTGATAGTTTAGCATTAGCTAATGCACAATTAAATTTAGATAAAGCATATAAGAACTTTTTTAGAGATAAATCTGTTGGATTTCCGAGGTTCAAGAAGAAATCTAATACTAATAATTACACAACTAATAATCAGAATGGTACTGTATCCATTGAAAATAACCACATCAAAGTACCTAAACTAAAGTCTATGATTAAGATAGAGCAACATAGAAAGTTCAATGGATTGATTAAGTCTTGCACTATATCACAAGTACCCAGTGGCAAGTATTTCATATCTATATTAGTTGATACTGAGATTGCTCAGTTACCTAAAATGGATAATAAAATAGGTGTGGATCTAGGCATCAAGGAATTCGCAATAACAAGTGATGGGGTGTTTTTCAGCAATGCTAAACACTTAAAGAGATCAGAAAAAAGGTTAGCTAAACTTCAAAAGGATTTATCAAGAAAACAAAAAGGTAGTAACAATAGAAAGAAAGCAAGGTTGAAAGTTGCTAAATCGCATGAGAAAATATCAAACCAAAGGAAAGATATGCTTCACAAAGTAAGTACTCAATTAATTAACGAAAACCAAGTTATAGTCATTGAGGACTTAAAGGTAAGTAATATGATAAAAAATCATAAATTAGCAAAATCAATAGCTGATGCTAGCTTCGCAGAGTTTAGAAGAATGCTCACTTATAAAGCAAAATGGTATGGTAGAGAAATCATAATAGCACCATCAAATTATGCAAGTAGTCAGCTATGTTCTAACTGTGATAATAAATCAAGTCAAACAAAAGACTTATCCTGCAGAATATATATATGTCCAGTATGTGGAATGATAATGGATAGAGATATAAATGCTGCTAAAAATCTACTAAAACTAGCAATATAATAAAAGATATGTTGTTAGAGAGGTTGGAATGACCTTGATAGCTTGGGTAACCTTGTCTCATTAGAGATATTGACCAAGAAGCCATCCACTTCTATAAGTGGTGGTAGTTCACCTGGTGTAGTAATGAGCTTTCTTAATATGGGGATTTCAGTAGATAATGAAGGTCCAGAAAAAAGCTCTATATTTAATTCTTATAAGTGGATTTTAATACTTTCTATTACGGTTGGTGCTTTATTTACATTTATATCTCTAATGTTTTCTAATGAAATACTTTTTACTCGCGCTTTAATAGGCGGATTAATAGTATTTATATGCTTTTTGGCAGCATTTTCAGTTGGATATTTTATAAAGAAAAACCATTCTGATGGGTTAGATGATTAGTATAATTTATTTTAAAGCCTATTATATTTATAACCCATAATTCACACTTTGTACTTAGCTGTGAATTATGGGTTATATACTATAAAATGATTTTATCTGATGGCTACCATCCGTAACATCCCTCTCCTCTTCAAGGTGGGGGATGACGGCTGCTACGCCTCTGGATAATTTCTTCTAAGCCTTTGATGGAGAGATGTATTCCTTATAATCAAACTCCACCTGAGTCTAAGAATCACTTGATCTTTCCAAATTTCTTTCTATCCTATCTCCTACAATTTTAAATTCAGCCGGATATGGGTCTGAATAAAATGGAATTGGAGTTTCATTAATTCTCCCATGTTCTGAAAGATACCTTATGTGTACATCCTCGTAGCGCTCTCCTTTGCTTAACCAAAAATAATCTTCCATGCACATAGCTCTAGTCTTTCTACAAACTTCCCAAAAATCATAGTATAAAAGCCCTAAAGAAGCTAAAATATCATCTATATTTTGTCTCTCCTTTGGCACAACTCTATCTTCAAGCCAAAAAACAATATCTTCATTCGTTGGTACATAATCTATATTCCAATTTTCATAGCTATACATACCCAAAGGAAGGTATTTTCTATGATCTATATTTTTATATATTTTGAAAACAAATCTTTTACTACTTATATCATAAATAAGGTCTCCTACTTCAGTGTCTTTGTACATTAAAACATATTTATCTATCATAATTCTCTTATATCATTTACCTTCATAAGGTTCTCCCTTTCTTTAATCTTGAATTACTAAAGCTTTCTTTAAATTATATCATAAGTTAGATGATTAAAAATATTCCATATCGCTTATTATATCTTTTTATAGCTAAAGGATTCCCATACCTTATCTAGAATATATTAACAGGGAACATTGTAAAATTTAATTCACCTTTGTAAAAAGATTGCGAAGTAAAGGAGACCTAATTATGAAAAAAGATGTCTTTAACAATATAAAGGAACAGTTAAAAGATTACAAATATTCTTCAATGAAATATACCGAGTACGAAGAGATTTCAAACTATGATGTGATTTGTAATAATGAGCAGCTAATTTTGACTTTTGGATTTAATGTGGAAGCAGGGCTATATGAATTTCATTGGGCAACTAATAGTGCCTCCATTTTACTTAAAGAGGTAAATAAATCAAATGAAAAAGTACTGATAACTTTTATTCCAACTGAATGGATTGAGGAATTTAGAAAGAATAAGTTCAATATATATGCCATATGGAATGATTATTTCCATAATGATATTTCTAAGAGTTTAGAGCAGGTAAAATCAATGGAATTTTTAAAGGAATGTGACTTCAAAAAGGCATCCGAGGTAACACTTTCTTGTAGAGGACAAAGCAGAGGTTTTTCCGGTCAAACTGAAGAATGGATGAAACAATGGATTAAAGGGACGGAATCAAATTCAGTTTCGTTAGGTGGTAAAGATGGTGCAGTTTTAGTGCATAGTGAAAATGACAATATAACAGGTATTATTTGTATAGGGATTTATAGCTATGATGAAAGTGATGGTCCAATATTATGGGTACGTGAAATAGCCGTGCTTCCTGAATATCAGCGAAGAGGAATAGCTAAAACCTTGTTAAATCAAGCATTATTCTATGGGAAATCTAAGGGTGCTAAAAGAGCATTCCTAATGGCAGATGAATGTAATAAGCACGCAATAAAACTATATGAAAGCGTAGGGTTTATTGCTAACAAAAGTGAAGCTCAAAATGATATGATACGAAAATAAAGTTAATGTGAAGGTTACGAAAAGAATTGAAGAACTTAGAGATAAACAGACAAGTAAAATAGTGAATCAACGAGCTAAATATGATAAAGATGTAAAGTACTCAATCATAGGATTATGCGAACCCAATATTATTATATATAAGAAGGTGATCATGATAAAGAAATCCGTGATTTAGCAAATAAGCTCTTAAAACTTGAACAAAATAATGTAGACCAATGCAAAAAGTATCTCCAATAACTTATCATTAAATTCTATTACATTGTATTTAAATAATCCTTTACTTATAGTTTGGGATTTATAAAGGTTTAGACCACTGAACCCGAATCAGTGGTCATTTTTTTGTCCATTTTATTTCTTCTTGAAAACATTGTTATCTTTATCTTTTATTTCACTTTCAGAAATAATTTCAAATTCCAAATTTAATCCATCTTTATTAAATATTTTTATATTATTATCGTTTTTTTCAACTTTTACATTTTTATGAGTGCCCATATCATATATCTCTTCATATTTTTTGCCTTTTTCGATGTCTGTCTCATTTATATTTGGCTTTACGTTTATGTCTATAGATAATGAATCACTTGTGAATTTTAAAGCTAATAATTTATCACTAGATTCCCAGGTAGTATTTGAAAATTCTTCAGTAATGTTTTTATTTGAGCAAGCAACACTAAGAGAAAAGATTATCAAACATAAAAATAATAAGGCTTTTTTGTTTAATTTATTAATCATACTAAACACCTCCCTTCAAATAGCAAACTTGTTTTAATAAAAGAAATACTTTTCATTAATAATCCTCCTTTAATTTTAAGATAGTGTTAACACTATCTTTGTTTTATTTATTTCAATCCTTGCTATTGCAAGGGTTTGTTCTATTTTAAACCTAAAAAAACAATGACCCCCTCTTTTCTGATATAATTGTTGTAATCTAACCCAACAAAAATCTCCAAAAAGGAAGGTGTCATTGTGAGTACAATTATATCAATATTAGTTACATATAATCAACTATTACTTTCACAAATAAATGAATTACTTATTTTCATTGCGAAAAACATACCTTTAAAGGCTACAAAATATGATATAACAAGCCCTAAATACAAAAAGCTTACTAATGATATGATACGAAAATAAAGTTAATTAGGAGGTACTTATGATAAAGAAATCATTAATAATAGCAGTATCAGGTGTTACAGCCGGTGGAAAAACAACCATAATAAACGAACTCAAGAAAAAAATGAAAAGTGCTAAATCACTTCATTTTGATGATTATGATTTTGAAGGAGAAGTTGATGATTTTCATCAATGGGTGATGAATGGAGCAGATTACAATGTATGGAACTTAGAACCACTAAAAAAAGATATATTGAAATTCATAGGAGATAATGAGGTTCAATATATTTTATTGGATTATCCATTTGCATATAAAAATGATTTGATTAAACCATTTATAGATTGTGCGATTTTCATTGACACTCCTTTAGATATTGCAATGGCAAGACGTGTGTTGCGTGATATGCTTAATGCTACTGGAGATGAAATCAGGGAAGATATGAGTTTTTATTTGAAATATGCGAGAATTGCATATGAAGAAATGCTAAAGACTATTCTGCCAAATTCGGATTATGTTATAGATGGAAGTATGCATTTAGGTGAGATTGTCAAACAAGTTATGGATATAATAAAAATAAATTATGAGAGCAAAACGAATGAATTTAATTCGTAATGTTCATAAAATGTGCACCAAATTGTAATTAAAAAATAATAGATAGACTACATTCTTTATATGTAGTCTATACTCAATAATTGCAGCGTGTGTTACACTAGATATAAGAAGGAAGAAAACAATAAAGATGCATTTATGAATATAGAAAAACTTATAAAGCAACTTGGTAAAGCACTTGCGTCAACGGTTATGCAAGAAGACGTTACAATGTATGAAAACATTGATTTTGAAAATGTGAATTCATTAACTATTCTACCTATAACATTAAAAAATCTTATCCTTAAAGGAGAGTACAATAAAGCGGAAAATGTTCTTTTCAATGAGGTAACAAAGCATCCATCAAAAGAGGTGTATAGTATTGCGGAGGATTTTTACAATATACTGCTTTCTAAAAGTGATGATGAATTAATAAAGAATAACTTTTCAAAATGTGAAATTTATCAAGGACTAAAAGAGATCAAAAATATAATTGAAAAGTCTAAGTTAACGAAATCTTAAAAGTATACACCCCCGATCCATTGATTGGTGCTTCTAATTCCACTTAATATTTGCCATTATCATCTGTATGCGTAACATAAAGGTCCTTTTATAAAAACCTTCCCTACACTCTTTGAAGGTTTTTATAATCTATTATTATAAAGTAGATCATCTATAAATATCCCCCTAGCTTGAAGGGCTTTAATATCTATAAACCCACATCTCATACAATAAGATTCATCGCTACTAGCATCCTTTTTTAGCCAACCTATGCCACTATAATTTAAACAATAAGGCTTGTCTTTTAATGTATACCTAAATGCTTTTATGTTTAACCTTGGATGGCTTATATTATAGGTTTTGCAGTAATCTAGTAATTTTCCATAAAACTTATTATAATTTATCCTAAGAATATATGCCCCGTCTTCATTAACATAGGTATCATAATCTACCTTCCAAAGTAGTATTTTATTAAATGCCATGAGGTTCATAATCTGGAAGAACTTCTCGAAGGCTACCTCTCTCATTATAGGATTATCTTCTCTAAGGTTTGTTCCCCTCATTACAGAATCATTTTCTACTAGGCTTGTCCCACCCACTACTGAATTATCTAATATTAAGCTTGCTTCCCCTATTATAGAATTACCTATTTTTGAACCTTTCTCTTTAACTATAGAGCTACCACTCTTAAAATTTCTATCTAACATTATAAAATCCCCTCCTTATATATTAATAACCTTTCTAAGAACCAACACTTTGATATTCCCCGCTCCACTTCATTTTTACTGTGCCTACAGTACCATTTCTATGTTTGCCTATTATAAATTCTATTAAATCTTTATCTTCACTATCTGGATTGTAGTATTCATCTCTATATAAAAATATAACAAGGTCTGCATCTTGCTCTATGGCCCCTGATTCTCTAAGATCTGACAGCATTGGCCTATGATTTGATCTAGATTCAGGAGCACGTGAAAGCTGTGATAATACAACTACTGTTATATCAAGTTCCTTTGCTAAAAGCTTTAGCTGCCTTGATATGAAGGATATATCTAAATTTCTATTTTCCTTAAGCTTACCTATTTCTATAAGTTGAAGATAGTCAATGAACACCACATCCAAGCCCTTTTGAAACTTAATTCTCTTACATTCTGCCGTTATACTCCTTAGTGTATAAATATCATTGAACATATGAAAGTTTGATTTAGATATTTTGTCACAAGCCCCTACTATTCTGCTCCACTGATCATCCTTTAACTTTCCAGTTTTTAAGGTCTTCATAGGTATAGTAGCTGAATTTGATAAAATCCTTTCAACAGTTGGTAACTGACCCATCTCTAAATGGAAAAATGCTACTTTAAGATTACTTTTAATTGCCATATTAAGAGCCATAGTAAGGCTTACCAAGGACTTACCCATAGATGGTCTACCTGCTAATATATTTAAATTATGCCTTTCAAAACCTCCAATAAAATTATCTAAATTACTAAGTCCTGTTTTTAAGGTTAACCCTTGATCCTCACCCTTTAATCTTTTTTCTAGAACCATTAAATAGTTTTGAAGAATAATGTCCATATCCTCTACGTTTTTTTCATTATTACTAAGATTAATAAAAGAACTTTGGAGACCATCAACTACATCAAAGTATTTCTTCTCACCATTTGTTAAACTCTTTAAAGCACCTTGAAGCTCTTTTATAATCTTTCTATTATTAGATTTTTCTTTTACTATATTTGCATAGGATTCTATAAGCAAGGAGCTTGTCCCACTAGCTAGTAGTTCTGAAATATAGCTTATCCCTCCTATTTCCCCTGAAAATGAGTTTAGATTTTCAAATAAGGTTATAGGTGTTATATTTTCACTTTTACTATAAAGTTCCAACATGCCCTTATAGATGATTTTGTGACTTGTTATATAAAAATCATCGTAATCCAACATATCTACAATATTAACTAAGGACTTATTGTCTAAAAGTACGGAAGATAAAACCTCCGCTTCAGCCTCTTTGTTAAATACTTGTTCCATCTTCATAAATATCCTCCCCAACTACCCTATAAGCCCCCACATTTTGTGGTTTAAACTCATAGTAACTAGGATTCCTAAATCCATTATTATTATTATTATTATTATTAGATTGCTTAAAATTGTTTTTGACCTTGCCTTTTTTAAATGTATCCATATAATTTTTAACATCCACTAAATTCTTAAGCCCATTGTCTTTCCAGTTTAATAGTATCCCGTTTATATATTTCATATTCCTCACATTATTTTGAGCAGCCTCATTTATAGCTAGGACCACAAGCTCTGAACCTATTTCTTCCCTCCAAGCTTTAAGACTTTCAAGTTCCATAAAAGTAGCCATATGAATGTTATTATCAAAGGCTGATAATATCTCCTTCATCCCTGATTTTTCATTATCTTTTAAACATTTTTTTGTATTATCTTTTTCTGTTATGTTATTTGCTGATATGTTATCTTTTGAGGCTACGTTAGCTTTTTCCTCTATGTTATCTTCCCTGTAGCAGCTTTCAATAGCTTCTTTTGATAACTTTTCATTTGATCTCTCTTTTATTATGTCAATATCTTCAAACATAGTATCTAAAGAGAACTTGGTGCTTTTGCAAAGCTCATAAAACTTACACAAAAAGCTCTTACTCTTTACTCTTTTAAGTTCCCTATTTATGCAAATATGGGTATTTCTACTGGAATTTAAATTATATTTATACCAATTTAATATCATAATTTCCTCGGTCTTTTCATCATAAAGAATCTTTTCATCAGCTACAAATTTCTCAATCAATTCCATTACCCTGTCATTACTTAAGCCTGTCTCAAATCCAGCTATAGAAAGAGAGAATGAGTAAATACCGCATTGACTACTACCTGGATTATTCATTAAGTATTGGTAAAAGCTCTTTTCCTCAAAAGACAACTTTACAATGAAATTATCCCTCCAAAAATCCACCATAATGCTTCTATACTTTGCCACACTAAAACCTCCTTAATAGTAACTTCTCTAATCATTAGGTATGCAAAACTTAATAAAGTTACACTAATAATTAAAAATTAATTATATTTGTAGTTGTATTTACAATATCCAAATTGTAAAATAATAACAAAGAGGAGACCCAGCTAAAATAATCAAAAGATCATTTTAGCTGGGTCTCTTTTTGCTCTTTAATGTTAATTTTCATAGTTACTATTATTCTTAACTATAATATTCTTTATTATTCATATTGTTATTTAAATTTTTATTGTTATTTATATTATTATCTTTATTGTTATTATTATTGTTATTATTGTCATTGCCCCTTATGAGGGGCTTATATTTTTTATACTTATGTAGATTTTAGATAATATGTAATCTGAGTGTGTTGCATATTTCCTAACAATACTATATATTGTTACTTAGTAATATATTGTAAAACTTGAGATTAATTTTATTTAATTAAAATATTAATAGGGGGGATAATCATGCCTATTCAACCAGTAATTCATACAGATAATTTACTATTAAGACCATTTGAAATATCTGATTCCAGTAGGGTAAAAGAGCTCGCTGGAGATTCAAAAATAGCGAAAACAACTCTCAATGTTCCACATCCCTACGAAGATGGGATGGCAGAACTGTGGATTAATTCACATAAAGATATTTTCATTAATAAGAAAGGAATTATATATGCAATAATAAAAAAATACAGTAATGAACTAATAGGCACAGTAGCACTAATGATAAACAATATTCACAGAAAAGCAGAATTATCTTATTGGATTGGAGTTCCTTACTTTAATAAAGGGTATTGTACTGAATCATCTAAAGCACTTATAGAATATGGGTTTAAAGAGCTAAATTTAAATAAAATATATGCATTATGCATGGATTCTAATATAGGTTCTTATAGGGTAATGGAAAAGATAGGAATGAAGTATGAAGGCACTCGTAAACAAGACGTTATAAAGAATGGAGTACCAAAAGATTTAAAAAGTTATTCAATTTTAAAAGAAGAATTTAATAAAAGGAGATGATTATTATGGATTACGGATTAATTGCTATCTTGATATTTTTTATTGGCTATTATACTTTTAAATATATAAAAAATAAAAAAGTCATATTTATAGGTATAGACAATTTAGAATCTCTACCCTATAAAACATATCTAATCATCATATGGATTAATGAATTTTTTAAAATATTTTTCAATATAGAAGATGAAAGCATTTGTAGGTTTACCTCCTACAACGCCTTCATCTTTTAATACCTAATTTACCTTTTTCAATGCTAAGCCTCTTTTTTGTTTAATTTTAATCTAACCCAAAATCCTCATTTATCATGTGGATACCCTCTTTCAGAGCAGTACATTTTCTCTTAATTTTGTCTATATCCAATTTCTCTAGAAAACCTTTTTCCCCTTTTATATAATGTTGCCTTCTTGTTCCTTTTCTAAAAAGTCCTTGCAATTCTTTATGTGTAAGCCTTTCTGGATTAGAATATGTTCTCTGTAAACTATCTGTATAGGACAAACCAATATAATCACATATTCCTTCTAAATCATAGAAAAACCAGCTCTCTATCATTATTATAGCTTCAATATTTTCTATTTTCTTAACTTGTTTCTTATTTAAAGCTTTTTTTATTGCTTCACCATCAAACTCGGAAATATCACTTTTCATACCCTCTCTATCGGTAAAAGCATATACATATATGTCTAAACCTTTATTTTCTTTTTTATTTAAAAAGTAACATAACTCGCTTGCTATTCTTTTATTGATATTAGTTCCTGTTTCTAGGTTCTTGGTTTTATTCGGTACTCCTCTTAAGTACTTAAAAAAGATTCTTTTATAAAAAAGCTCCTCTGTATCCCCTTCATAAAATATATAAGCAAGTTTTTTCTTTTTACCCAAAGTCTTATTCATAACTTATTCCTCTGTATATAAAAATATATCACTAAAATTTGAAAAAGGTCCTGATAACTTTTTAATTAATTCCTTTTTGTTCTTAACTTGCTCTATAAAAGCTTCACCGCATTCTTTATTACTTATTATACTTACCTCATTAATCTTAACCATGTTTAATAATACTGGTGAGTGAGTAGTTATTATCAATTGTATATCATAAAAATCATTCTTTATTAAATTTATCATCTTTTTTAGCAGTTTAGGATGTATTGAATTTTCTAGTTCTTCTATTGCAATAATGGGATATTTATTGGATACAAGATAAGTTACTATATTAAGCACAATAAGTGTTCCATCTGAAAGTTCATTTATGTCACTTTTTTGTTTATTATCAAAGGTAAATGTTAAGTTCTTCAAGTCTTGTGCAATATTAATAACACT
It includes:
- a CDS encoding DUF6483 family protein, whose translation is MNIEKLIKQLGKALASTVMQEDVTMYENIDFENVNSLTILPITLKNLILKGEYNKAENVLFNEVTKHPSKEVYSIAEDFYNILLSKSDDELIKNNFSKCEIYQGLKEIKNIIEKSKLTKS
- a CDS encoding PadR family transcriptional regulator; the protein is MNRDKSLPLTETTYYVLLALLEPAHGYIIMQKVEELSNYQVKIAAGTLYGAIENLLKQKFIQSVKSDDARRKVYVITEKGKEVLQLDFERMNFMIDITRSLIKF
- the dnaB gene encoding replicative DNA helicase, with translation MKMEQVFNKEAEAEVLSSVLLDNKSLVNIVDMLDYDDFYITSHKIIYKGMLELYSKSENITPITLFENLNSFSGEIGGISYISELLASGTSSLLIESYANIVKEKSNNRKIIKELQGALKSLTNGEKKYFDVVDGLQSSFINLSNNEKNVEDMDIILQNYLMVLEKRLKGEDQGLTLKTGLSNLDNFIGGFERHNLNILAGRPSMGKSLVSLTMALNMAIKSNLKVAFFHLEMGQLPTVERILSNSATIPMKTLKTGKLKDDQWSRIVGACDKISKSNFHMFNDIYTLRSITAECKRIKFQKGLDVVFIDYLQLIEIGKLKENRNLDISFISRQLKLLAKELDITVVVLSQLSRAPESRSNHRPMLSDLRESGAIEQDADLVIFLYRDEYYNPDSEDKDLIEFIIGKHRNGTVGTVKMKWSGEYQSVGS
- a CDS encoding DUF4276 family protein, whose translation is MNKTLGKKKKLAYIFYEGDTEELFYKRIFFKYLRGVPNKTKNLETGTNINKRIASELCYFLNKKENKGLDIYVYAFTDREGMKSDISEFDGEAIKKALNKKQVKKIENIEAIIMIESWFFYDLEGICDYIGLSYTDSLQRTYSNPERLTHKELQGLFRKGTRRQHYIKGEKGFLEKLDIDKIKRKCTALKEGIHMINEDFGLD
- a CDS encoding DUF2812 domain-containing protein, whose translation is MRKFKFFINYDKEEKWLNDMAKKGYELETASFGYKFSFTKPQNTKIRIDYRIFKNKEDFMDYSALFEDSGWKHISGNKSCGAQYFKKINENGDEDIFSDDMSKAARYKRLSDMWIGLAVVYLPISIALAFQKSIDIKSVLNPKLLYYTPGLWEMSGISFWRRFLFETPFAAGRGLLWLVIPIALVLYICFSVKAKMLYYKQKNLQ
- a CDS encoding GNAT family N-acetyltransferase; translated protein: MKKDVFNNIKEQLKDYKYSSMKYTEYEEISNYDVICNNEQLILTFGFNVEAGLYEFHWATNSASILLKEVNKSNEKVLITFIPTEWIEEFRKNKFNIYAIWNDYFHNDISKSLEQVKSMEFLKECDFKKASEVTLSCRGQSRGFSGQTEEWMKQWIKGTESNSVSLGGKDGAVLVHSENDNITGIICIGIYSYDESDGPILWVREIAVLPEYQRRGIAKTLLNQALFYGKSKGAKRAFLMADECNKHAIKLYESVGFIANKSEAQNDMIRK
- the tnpB gene encoding IS200/IS605 family element RNA-guided endonuclease TnpB translates to MLKAYKFRLYPNEEQKIYLAKTFGCTRFIYNKMLAERITSYEENKDLDIKTMKYPTPAQYKTEFEWLKEVDSLALANAQLNLDKAYKNFFRDKSVGFPRFKKKSNTNNYTTNNQNGTVSIENNHIKVPKLKSMIKIEQHRKFNGLIKSCTISQVPSGKYFISILVDTEIAQLPKMDNKIGVDLGIKEFAITSDGVFFSNAKHLKRSEKRLAKLQKDLSRKQKGSNNRKKARLKVAKSHEKISNQRKDMLHKVSTQLINENQVIVIEDLKVSNMIKNHKLAKSIADASFAEFRRMLTYKAKWYGREIIIAPSNYASSQLCSNCDNKSSQTKDLSCRIYICPVCGMIMDRDINAAKNLLKLAI
- a CDS encoding GNAT family N-acetyltransferase; protein product: MPIQPVIHTDNLLLRPFEISDSSRVKELAGDSKIAKTTLNVPHPYEDGMAELWINSHKDIFINKKGIIYAIIKKYSNELIGTVALMINNIHRKAELSYWIGVPYFNKGYCTESSKALIEYGFKELNLNKIYALCMDSNIGSYRVMEKIGMKYEGTRKQDVIKNGVPKDLKSYSILKEEFNKRR
- a CDS encoding DnaD domain-containing protein, yielding MAKYRSIMVDFWRDNFIVKLSFEEKSFYQYLMNNPGSSQCGIYSFSLSIAGFETGLSNDRVMELIEKFVADEKILYDEKTEEIMILNWYKYNLNSSRNTHICINRELKRVKSKSFLCKFYELCKSTKFSLDTMFEDIDIIKERSNEKLSKEAIESCYREDNIEEKANVASKDNISANNITEKDNTKKCLKDNEKSGMKEILSAFDNNIHMATFMELESLKAWREEIGSELVVLAINEAAQNNVRNMKYINGILLNWKDNGLKNLVDVKNYMDTFKKGKVKNNFKQSNNNNNNNNGFRNPSYYEFKPQNVGAYRVVGEDIYEDGTSI